One Methylomonas sp. LL1 DNA window includes the following coding sequences:
- a CDS encoding diflavin oxidoreductase, which produces MKAPFIPLNAPYSDTQRAWLSGFFAGMHSHMLHSAGSINQADARTVHILYGSQTGNSESVANDAAARAKSHGLVPVVKSMDEVEIGQLAAMEYLLIITSTYGEGAMPDNAEMLWESASSEVAPHMDKVNYSVLALGDTSYDLFCQAGIDWDKRLDELGGKRLLERVDCDVDFEAPAEKWISEVIPLMAEGAATVSVIGGETQPTKSAYNRKNPFPAKMRVNRIVTALDSSKETRHYEISIAGSGLSYEAGDAMCVVPTNCPDLVARILEVLGCSGNEEEPVNSELMTLSEALRTHFEIKLPSKELIEEIARRSGDQELNALLNNGDKDKLTAYLWGRDTLDLLLQFPSVEFSAAEFLRLLKPLQHRAYSISSSGKKHPDSVHLTVASVRYDAHGRHHKGVCSTYLADLVGEETDVKIFFTPNNNFRVPNNDSLPMIMVGPGTGIAPFRAFLQEREFRKASGKNWLFFGDRNAATDFIYRDEIEAMQASGLLTKLDLAFSRDQAEKIYVQDRMLENGAELYAWLEQGGYFFVCGDAYRMAKDVDQALHDVIRIHGKKTVTTTVDYVNQLKKDKRYVRDVY; this is translated from the coding sequence ATGAAAGCACCTTTTATCCCGTTAAACGCACCTTACAGTGATACTCAACGCGCCTGGCTAAGCGGCTTTTTTGCCGGCATGCACAGCCATATGCTGCATAGCGCGGGCAGCATCAATCAGGCCGATGCCCGCACCGTGCATATTCTTTATGGCAGCCAGACCGGCAATTCGGAATCAGTGGCCAACGATGCCGCCGCGCGCGCCAAAAGCCACGGTTTGGTCCCGGTGGTCAAAAGCATGGACGAAGTGGAAATCGGCCAATTAGCGGCCATGGAGTATTTGTTGATCATTACCAGTACCTACGGTGAAGGCGCGATGCCGGATAATGCCGAGATGCTGTGGGAATCCGCCAGCAGCGAAGTTGCCCCACACATGGATAAGGTCAACTATTCGGTATTGGCCTTGGGCGATACCAGCTACGACTTGTTCTGCCAGGCCGGCATCGATTGGGATAAGCGCCTGGATGAACTGGGTGGTAAACGCCTGTTAGAGCGCGTCGATTGCGACGTCGATTTCGAAGCACCGGCGGAAAAATGGATTAGCGAAGTGATTCCCTTGATGGCGGAAGGCGCTGCCACTGTCTCGGTCATCGGCGGTGAAACGCAACCGACCAAATCGGCTTATAACCGTAAAAATCCGTTCCCGGCCAAAATGCGCGTCAACCGCATCGTCACCGCGTTGGATTCGTCCAAGGAAACCCGCCATTACGAAATCTCGATTGCAGGTTCAGGTCTTAGTTACGAAGCCGGCGACGCGATGTGCGTCGTCCCCACCAACTGTCCGGACTTGGTCGCTCGGATTTTGGAAGTGTTGGGTTGTAGCGGTAATGAGGAGGAACCGGTTAACAGCGAATTGATGACGCTGTCCGAAGCCCTACGCACTCACTTCGAGATCAAACTACCGAGCAAGGAGCTGATCGAGGAAATCGCCAGGCGCTCAGGTGATCAAGAACTCAATGCCTTGCTTAATAATGGCGACAAAGACAAATTGACCGCTTATCTGTGGGGTCGCGATACACTGGATTTATTGCTGCAATTTCCAAGCGTTGAATTTTCCGCCGCCGAATTCCTGCGTTTGCTAAAACCCCTGCAACACCGGGCTTACTCCATTTCCTCCAGCGGCAAAAAACATCCGGATAGCGTGCATTTAACTGTCGCCAGTGTCCGCTACGATGCGCACGGACGGCATCACAAAGGCGTTTGCTCGACTTATCTGGCCGATTTGGTCGGTGAAGAAACCGATGTTAAGATCTTTTTTACTCCCAACAACAACTTCCGGGTACCCAATAACGACAGTCTACCGATGATTATGGTCGGCCCCGGAACCGGTATCGCTCCATTCCGCGCATTCCTGCAAGAACGCGAATTCCGCAAGGCCTCCGGTAAAAACTGGCTATTCTTCGGCGACCGTAACGCCGCGACTGATTTTATCTACCGTGATGAAATCGAAGCCATGCAAGCATCGGGCCTGCTGACAAAGCTGGATTTGGCCTTTTCCCGCGACCAAGCCGAGAAGATCTACGTCCAGGATAGGATGCTGGAAAATGGCGCCGAATTGTATGCCTGGCTGGAACAAGGCGGTTACTTCTTCGTCTGCGGAGATGCTTACCGGATGGCCAAGGATGTCGATCAAGCCCTGCATGATGTGATACGTATACACGGCAAAAAAACCGTCACCACAACTGTTGATTATGTCAATCAACTGAAAAAAGACAAACGCTATGTTAGGGATGTCTATTAA